In 'Nostoc azollae' 0708, the following are encoded in one genomic region:
- a CDS encoding protein kinase domain-containing protein: MTEAFIGSLPYSSPEQMQGRKTLHEYSDIYSLGLLMFEMLTGKHPCHTTSHCFSSCCKLHCIQAQPTFEEINPYLHIPQELQQLVMGYLAKDVNDRPYNISEVLEVLAKIKT, from the coding sequence ATGACTGAGGCTTTTATAGGTAGTTTACCTTATTCATCTCCAGAACAAATGCAAGGTCGGAAAACATTGCATGAGTACTCTGATATTTATAGTTTAGGTCTGTTAATGTTTGAAATGTTAACAGGAAAACATCCATGTCATACAACAAGTCACTGCTTTAGCAGTTGCTGTAAACTTCATTGTATTCAAGCTCAACCTACATTTGAAGAAATTAATCCTTATCTTCACATTCCCCAGGAATTGCAGCAGTTAGTAATGGGTTATTTAGCAAAAGATGTAAATGACAGACCCTATAATATCAGTGAGGTTTTAGAAGTTCTAGCGAAAATCAAGACGTAA
- a CDS encoding helix-turn-helix domain-containing protein, protein MKQQVCLCLCYWRKMPTFEVLGLHFGIWKTEAKDTFHYWLEILRNVLPTSLLQQVQKHDSNHPMATQNRRQETKSFPPRLLLLNRSLDL, encoded by the coding sequence ATAAAACAACAGGTATGTCTATGCTTGTGCTATTGGAGGAAAATGCCAACATTTGAGGTTTTAGGTTTGCATTTCGGTATATGGAAAACGGAAGCAAAGGACACATTTCATTACTGGCTAGAGATATTACGAAATGTTTTGCCTACTAGTCTCCTTCAACAGGTACAAAAACATGATAGTAATCATCCCATGGCGACTCAGAACAGAAGGCAGGAAACAAAGAGTTTTCCACCAAGGCTATTGTTGTTGAATAGGTCATTAGACTTGTAA
- a CDS encoding glycosyltransferase family 4 protein, whose protein sequence is MRIAQIAPLWERVPPPAYGGIELVVGLLTDELVRRGHEVTLFASGDSLTLAKLISVHPCALRLDATVKEYSIYEVLQLTSVYERAEEFDIIHSHMGHSPLAYTNLVKTPTVHTLHGTFSPDNEKIFKYAKRQPYISISHAQREPRLGLNYVDTIYNGIDVTSYKFFPEPIDEPYLAFLGRMSPEKGPHLAIEIAKKAGWRLKMGGKLDMVDVKFFEREIQPLIDGDQIQYLGEANHAEKNVLMGGAVATLFPITWREPFGLVMVESMASGTPVIGMRMGSTEEVIADGETGFLCNNTQDCVSAIDKVARLNRYACRRYVEDHFSVKQMTDGYEAVYKQILKEKLPQKNGYLRSTLVN, encoded by the coding sequence GATTGCTCCGTTGTGGGAGAGAGTACCACCTCCAGCTTATGGTGGCATAGAATTGGTAGTAGGTTTGTTAACTGATGAATTAGTTCGACGCGGACATGAAGTTACGTTATTTGCATCCGGTGATTCTTTAACTTTAGCTAAGTTAATATCAGTTCATCCCTGTGCTTTAAGACTTGATGCTACTGTCAAAGAGTACAGTATTTATGAAGTGCTACAATTGACTTCAGTCTATGAACGAGCGGAAGAGTTTGATATTATTCACTCCCATATGGGGCATAGCCCCTTAGCATACACAAATCTGGTGAAAACTCCGACAGTTCACACCTTGCATGGAACCTTTAGTCCAGACAATGAGAAAATATTTAAATATGCCAAAAGACAGCCCTATATCAGTATTTCTCATGCTCAAAGAGAACCCAGACTAGGGCTAAATTATGTAGATACAATTTACAATGGAATTGATGTTACTAGTTATAAGTTTTTTCCCGAGCCGATAGATGAGCCTTACTTGGCATTTTTGGGAAGAATGTCTCCAGAGAAAGGTCCACATTTAGCGATTGAGATTGCTAAAAAAGCTGGTTGGCGATTGAAAATGGGGGGTAAACTGGATATGGTAGATGTGAAATTTTTTGAGCGAGAAATTCAACCGCTGATTGATGGTGATCAAATTCAGTATTTAGGTGAAGCTAATCATGCTGAAAAAAATGTCCTGATGGGAGGTGCTGTAGCAACGTTATTTCCTATTACTTGGAGAGAACCATTTGGATTAGTAATGGTTGAGTCAATGGCTTCTGGTACGCCGGTAATTGGGATGCGAATGGGTTCGACCGAGGAAGTAATTGCTGATGGTGAAACAGGTTTCCTTTGTAATAATACACAAGATTGTGTGAGTGCAATTGATAAGGTAGCACGGTTAAACCGCTATGCTTGTCGGCGATATGTAGAAGATCATTTTAGTGTCAAACAGATGACTGATGGTTATGAAGCTGTTTATAAACAAATTCTCAAAGAGAAGTTGCCTCAAAAAAATGGATATTTACGCTCTACTCTAGTTAATTAA
- a CDS encoding protein kinase, giving the protein MNEYQTPSDIYIGKLLNNRYLIRDVLGPGGMGRVYLAEDITKNCVLVAVKMLSLSIGNTELAKRFGREIFIGAQLGKKSSHITRVLTYGITNERVTFYVMEYLRGRTLKQILRIESLTLSRFL; this is encoded by the coding sequence ATGAATGAGTACCAAACACCATCAGACATTTACATCGGCAAATTATTAAATAATCGCTATTTAATCAGAGATGTACTTGGTCCCGGAGGCATGGGAAGAGTTTACCTTGCAGAAGATATCACCAAGAACTGTGTTTTAGTTGCTGTTAAAATGCTCTCTTTGAGTATAGGCAACACAGAGTTAGCTAAACGCTTTGGGAGAGAAATCTTCATCGGCGCTCAATTAGGGAAAAAGAGTTCACATATTACCCGTGTATTGACCTATGGTATTACTAATGAAAGAGTTACATTTTATGTAATGGAATATTTACGGGGAAGAACCCTCAAACAAATTCTGAGAATTGAGAGTTTAACTCTGTCAAGATTTCTATAA